A single genomic interval of Pseudomonas sp. FeN3W harbors:
- a CDS encoding inactive transglutaminase family protein: MRALTLHLKILIFILVALGISITAYQIFILGIPVTEDETDDLWNIDAKVEFQASPREPVKLQMFVPPLNQEFVSLNESFISNNYGVSINRVDGNRRVTWSARRASGNQTLYYRLVLTKRYSGEQTKPSGPIFRDSIPVEGAEKIAAEALLSPIRQHSADVETFISEAIKRVNNPNDDNVKLLLGGDASIPNKARVIELLLSIAHVPMERVHTIRLNAEQPQTPELWLRSFNGDKWLFFNPGTGEQGLPNDRLVWWTGDEPLINLEGGRNPQVTFTLNNSEMNAIRLAKLTDENTDADFLEYSLYGLPLQTQQTYQIMIMIPIGVLVILILRNLGGLQTLGTFTPVLIALAFRETQIGFGIILFTLITALGLSLRSYLEHLKLQMLPRLSVVLTFVVVLIAVISLLSHKLGLERGLSVSLFPMVILTMTIERLSITWEERGGGHAFKVAVGTLIAASLAFMLMNIQELTYFIFTFPAVLLIMVGFMLAMGRYRGYRLTELFRFKAFLKD; the protein is encoded by the coding sequence ATGCGCGCTCTCACTCTGCATCTGAAAATCCTGATCTTCATCCTCGTCGCTCTGGGAATTTCGATCACCGCCTACCAGATCTTCATACTGGGCATTCCGGTTACCGAAGACGAAACCGATGACCTGTGGAATATCGACGCCAAGGTCGAGTTCCAGGCCAGCCCGCGCGAGCCGGTCAAGCTGCAGATGTTCGTACCGCCGCTGAACCAGGAGTTCGTCAGCCTCAACGAAAGCTTCATCTCCAACAACTACGGCGTCAGCATCAACCGCGTCGACGGCAACCGCCGTGTCACCTGGTCGGCGCGTCGCGCCAGCGGCAACCAGACCCTCTACTACCGCCTGGTTCTGACCAAGCGCTACAGCGGCGAGCAGACCAAGCCCAGCGGCCCGATCTTCCGCGACAGCATTCCGGTCGAAGGCGCCGAGAAGATCGCCGCCGAAGCCCTGCTCTCCCCCATTCGCCAGCACTCGGCGGACGTCGAGACCTTCATCAGCGAAGCCATCAAGCGGGTCAACAATCCCAACGATGACAACGTCAAGCTGCTCCTGGGCGGCGATGCATCCATCCCGAACAAGGCGCGCGTCATCGAATTGCTGCTGTCCATCGCTCACGTGCCGATGGAGCGTGTGCATACCATTCGCCTGAATGCCGAGCAGCCGCAAACTCCGGAGCTCTGGCTACGCAGCTTCAACGGCGACAAGTGGCTGTTCTTCAACCCAGGCACCGGCGAGCAAGGCCTGCCAAATGACCGCTTGGTCTGGTGGACCGGTGACGAGCCGTTGATCAATCTGGAAGGCGGACGCAATCCGCAGGTGACCTTCACGCTCAACAACAGCGAAATGAACGCCATCCGCCTGGCCAAGCTGACCGACGAGAATACCGACGCCGACTTCCTCGAGTATTCGCTGTATGGCCTGCCCCTGCAGACCCAGCAGACCTACCAGATCATGATCATGATCCCGATCGGCGTGCTGGTGATCCTGATCCTGCGCAACCTCGGCGGCCTGCAGACCCTCGGCACTTTCACCCCGGTGCTGATCGCCCTGGCGTTCCGCGAAACCCAGATCGGCTTCGGCATCATCCTGTTCACGCTGATCACCGCACTCGGCCTGTCGCTGCGCTCGTACCTGGAACACCTCAAGCTGCAGATGCTGCCGCGCCTGTCGGTGGTGCTGACCTTCGTCGTGGTGCTGATCGCGGTGATCAGCCTGCTCAGCCACAAGCTCGGCCTCGAACGCGGGCTGTCGGTCTCCCTGTTCCCGATGGTGATTCTGACCATGACCATCGAGCGCCTGTCGATCACCTGGGAAGAACGTGGCGGCGGCCATGCCTTCAAGGTGGCGGTCGGCACCCTGATCGCCGCGAGCCTGGCATTCATGCTGATGAACATTCAGGAGCTGACCTACTTCATCTTCACCTTCCCGGCGGTGCTGCTGATCATGGTGGGCTTCATGCTGGCGATGGGTCGCTACCGCGGCTACCGCCTGACCGAGCTGTTCCGCTTCAAAGCCTTTTTGAAGGATTGA
- a CDS encoding alpha-L-glutamate ligase-like protein, with protein MFGLIKTWKALEAKGIMGINRRNADYVLKYNKRHLYPIVDDKIITKERAIEAGIHVPEMYGIIETERDIDKLKDIVKDHTDFVVKPAQGAGGDGILVIADRFEGRYKTVSGKIMTHEEIEHQISNILTGLYSLGGHRDRALIEYRVTPDPIFKSISYEGVPDIRIIVLMGYPVMAMLRLPTRQSGGKANLHQGAIGVGVDLATGITLRGTWLNNKITKHPDTTNAVDGVQLPNWDGFMKLAAGCYELCELGYIGVDMVLDQEKGPLILELNARPGLNIQIANDCGLTHRAHAVENRLAELKEKGIQETPEERVKFSQELFGHVPPHA; from the coding sequence ATGTTCGGTCTGATCAAGACGTGGAAGGCCCTCGAGGCCAAGGGAATCATGGGCATCAACCGCCGCAACGCGGACTATGTGCTCAAGTACAACAAGCGCCACCTGTACCCGATCGTCGATGACAAGATCATCACCAAGGAGCGCGCCATCGAGGCCGGCATTCATGTGCCGGAGATGTACGGGATCATCGAGACCGAAAGGGACATCGACAAGCTCAAGGATATCGTCAAGGACCACACAGACTTCGTCGTCAAGCCGGCCCAGGGGGCCGGCGGCGACGGCATTCTGGTGATCGCCGACCGTTTCGAGGGCCGCTACAAGACCGTCTCGGGCAAGATCATGACCCACGAGGAGATCGAGCATCAGATCTCCAATATCCTCACCGGGCTGTACTCGCTGGGCGGCCATCGTGACCGCGCACTGATCGAATATCGCGTCACGCCCGACCCCATCTTCAAGAGCATCAGCTACGAAGGTGTGCCGGACATCCGCATCATCGTGCTGATGGGCTACCCGGTCATGGCGATGCTGCGCCTGCCGACCCGCCAATCGGGTGGCAAGGCCAACCTGCACCAGGGCGCCATCGGCGTCGGCGTGGATCTGGCTACCGGCATCACCCTGCGCGGTACCTGGCTGAACAACAAGATCACCAAACACCCGGACACCACCAACGCGGTGGACGGCGTTCAGCTGCCGAACTGGGACGGCTTCATGAAACTGGCCGCCGGCTGCTACGAGCTCTGCGAGCTCGGCTATATCGGCGTCGACATGGTGCTCGATCAGGAAAAGGGCCCGCTCATTCTCGAGCTGAACGCGCGCCCTGGCCTGAACATCCAGATCGCCAACGACTGCGGACTGACGCACCGGGCTCATGCCGTCGAGAACCGCCTGGCGGAACTCAAGGAGAAAGGCATCCAGGAAACGCCGGAGGAGCGGGTGAAGTTCTCCCAAGAGCTGTTCGGCCACGTCCCGCCCCACGCCTGA